The Aquila chrysaetos chrysaetos chromosome 4, bAquChr1.4, whole genome shotgun sequence genome segment GTACCAGATAGCCAAGAAAGCTGACATGGTAAAGTTATATACAGCACCCTTGTGACCTTTTTGCAGTGAAGATACATATCTGTCCAATAAAGCCCAGGCCAAATGACAGTGACAGCTGCCTTGTAGCATTCAGTTTGAATTGAAGAGGTTTGCTCACAAGTCAGGAGCAAGTATTTCATTACAGACTGTGCACCAAGACCAACATAAGCCCCCAAAAGTGAAACTTTCCCTCAGCAGCTATGGAAACTGCCTCAGTGGACTGAGATGCACTTCGTAGGCTCCTCCTTGTCTCCTTGCTTTGACTTTCCCGCCTCCTGCAAGCTGTTATCCTCTGTTGGCATTTGCATGTTGGTGTAGCACttgcaagggaagaaaacctCACTTCATCTCTTAGGAGGGATCTAGGGTGTTATGGGAACTGAGCACTCAAAGAACGAGGGGCGAAGGAGAATGGTTTTTCTGAGGAAAGGTCCAAAGTTGCCTGCGTGGGAAGAGGCTCTTCTCTCAGGGAAAGAGCCCAAGTCGCTGCTGAAGCGGGGGTTGCGTTATGTCAGCTTGAGCCTCATAATGAAAGGGATGACCAGCGCACCTGACTTCTTGTGGGGACTGCCTGAGGTGCAGAAACTGAACCTTTCACGCAACCAGCTGGTGATGATTCCTCCTTCGCTGGGGAAACTGGACAGGCTGGTGGTTCTGAACTTGGGTGGCAACTGCCTCAAGTGTCTGCCTAAAGAGATTGGGCTGCTGAGGAACCTGAAGGTCTTGTTCGTCAATATGAATTGCCTGACAGAAGtgccagcagagctcagcttgTGCAGGAAGCTGGAGGTTTTGAGCCTCTCTCACAACTGCATCTCGCAACTGCCTTTGAGTTTCACCGACCTGACAAGTTTGAGGAAACTGAACCTCAGTAACAACCGCTTTGTGCAAATTCCCCTCTGCATTTTTGCACTGAGGAGCTTAGACTTCTTGCACCTGGGGTCCAACAGGCTTGAAAACATCGCAGAGAGTGTCCAGTATCTGGTCAATCTCCAAATCTTTATCGTAGAGAATAACAACATACGCACCCTGCCACGATCTCTCTGCTTCATCACCACTCTGGAGCTATTAAATGTTGATTACAATGCTATACAGACTCTTCCGGATGACCTCTACCTGCTGCGCCGGCTGCCACGCATCGCATGGAACCCAATGGACAAAGGCCTCCACATTGCCCACAACCCCTTGTCTCGGCCCCTGCCTGAGGTTGTCGAGGGGGGGCTGGATGTCCTCTTCAACTAcctcagggagaaaaaggagcaCAACTGAGTTTCCACTGCGCTTGGGATTAAGCCTGTCATCAAGACTCAGTCATATCAGAGCACTTTCCTGCACAGGCATTTCCACTTCATAATGCTCGGATTTTGAAGACGTGGATGGCTTTAGTAACAGTTGGAGGAAAGAAAGTAAAGTATGATGGTCTTGATTAAGTGTGTGAAGAGtaaactttctaaaaatagCCACCTCTGTAACCTTCAGTGTTGGTGTGCTTGGggtttcttaggaaaaaaaaccaaacaacaaacttGTGATAAAATGTTTGCTCATCGTTTGACAGAAACAAATTAAGGCAGACTGCTAGAAGTGCAGAAATGTGTATTTGCCAGCTATTAGGTTGGAggaatattaatataaattGGATTTACTATATGTGATTGCAGTTGCACTTTAAATCCTGCTCACTTCTTCATACACAGATAAACCACTACATAAACAAACACTGCTATCAAAGTGAATCtcaaggaaaatgtttaatttacttTCGGCTGTGAATATATCCTGAGCTATATTAGCTCACAGACAGTATATTACTGGGCAGTTCAATaccatttgtttctttccccacAGCTGTACACTGGCCTCTATAAATTACAGGTGAAGATCACCATCGATTAGGCCATTTCCCAGTTCTTCGGAAGAAGACCCCAAACTTCCCCTAAGCCCCTAGTTCCCCTCCTGAGACATGCAGCCTTTCCTGCAGAGCCTCCTAGGATGCTGCGAGTGGTCCATCACGTCAGTCGGCAGCAGCATCCACACGAAGCAGAGAAACGAACATGGGTCCTTATTCCTTCAAACGAAGGCTGTCAAATGAAGTTGCTCATTACTACATGAACAACTGCATTCCATTCCCTTTCCCTCATCCCTGCAATCAGAACCATGGAGTAACTTTACTCAGGAGGCCGTACATCTCCTAAaggtgaaatatttctttcaggaaaagcagcatcaaACCAATCATTGGCTTAAGTAAGAGCTTCAAAAacaaatacttatttctgtgattttcagAATCAGCCAGTAGCATAAAAGTCAGGTCTTATGTGGTTTCTCATATTGATCTTCTGTGAATGTCCTTCATCAAAGTTTTATCTGGTAATAAAGAGGCAGTATGAAAGAGCTGTTAACAATTtatgaaaactggtttttttgttccctcACAGCAGTGCAAAACAGAAGTAACTCTGTTAAAACCAGTTGAGATAAATGCTTGTAATGGCAGCATAAGAGGAATGAGCCTGTAATTCTTGAGCTAATTAAGAGTATTCAAAGCCACTTCTAAAGTGCTTCCTATCCTATGTCAAATCTCAAGAATCAATGATTACTTTCTAAAACATAATTTGCTTGAAATTATGGAAGGCTGTGGAAGGCTGATCCTGCTTATAGTGAAGTTAATGGACAACCCCTGGCTGAGGGAAAAACTCTTCAGCAGAGGTAGAAGCAGCCTGATAACAGCAGACAATTGTGTAATTCATAGGTGCATGCAAGCAAAGGCTGCACATTTGGCCACGCTAATGTTATCAGTGCGGTAGCAATGAAGAACTGGTGCTCACAGAATATTCCACTCCAGGGCTGCCTACCCTGATATTTTATTATGTTGAGTTGTTTAGTGTATCGTTTGTTATCTTAATTGAGAATTTCAGTGTTACACCCAGGAACTGCAGTTTCCAGGGTGCAGTCAAAGACAAATCTTATGTTTCTAGCAAACAAGAAACCTTTTTGAAGGGCACATTTGCTCAAGcattaagcaaacaaacaaacaaagcaagtaAACAAATACCAAAGCACAGTTATTTTGTGACTTCTTTTACTTAATATATGTTTCAAATACAAAGATATTTTATGTGTAGCTTTACATGTATTTACTTCACCCATGCAATGAGATTTATAACGAAGTTCCAACTTTTTTAATGAACAATATATCTAATAAATTACTATGTGATTCAATTAGCAACAAGAAATAAAGCTGCAATTATTTATAGAAATACCAACAGATAATTCTTGGAGGGGATTAGGCACAGATTATTAACTTTTCTAAATGTCCATTTCATATCCCTAAGTCTGGCATTCACGTAAACACTGCAGTCCTGCAATAGTGCTTTGCAGGAAAATTAGATGCCTATGGCATTAATCACCTGAAAAGATTTTCCACATGTCAGTATCCAGGATTATATGACACCAGATAGCCTCCGATGTGATCTGACTAGAAGAGGTATGCACAGTAATTTACATGGAAGATGTGAGACTGGACTGTGTGTGTTCATTAGGATACCACTACGGAGGGTGAGAAACAGTGCATGGTTCAAGAAAATGGTCTCTAGACAGGGGATTAAAAGGCAAATTTGACATAATCAAATGCATCTGGAAAAGCAGTTATAATATGAAGTGCAATAccaataatttaaaattcaattattCAATTGAATAATAATAACCTTTTAATCAAGCTAATAAACCTTTGTAAGCATACAAAACACATAAAAGTCTCTgcctttttaaacagaataataaaattcaTTGAATAAATGGCACTTTAATGTATAATTCAGTTTTTACCATTAAGAAGATAATTTCTACTGAACTGCTTTAGTCTTTCTTTCATTCCTAAATCAAGTCCCTTATAAATAGCTTTCTCAGAGGTACAAAAAATGATCTCACATGACTAAAGGTAGTGTTCTGAATTATTCCTGTAAAAAGAAGACTGTATATAACTGTTATTGTATAGAAATATGCATGAGAGGCAAAGACATATGTATTTGCATCTGAGAGGGAGCAAGACAGAGAATGTAAGCAAGAGGCACAGGAGGGAGATAGAAagcatgatgtcacatgctGGCCCTAGTTTTGAGCAGGGCATTAGCAAAGAATTGGTGGATCTCAGTTGTTGTCATCTGATATTAGCTGTACAGAcgacagggaaaaaaggagctAAAACACTGCAGGGAGTGTAGCCGTATCTCATAATATATGACGACAGTACTACTTCTATGTGTATATTAAGTGATACTATGACAGAATCTTTCAGAGAATTATATGCAGAATGTTACACTTGTTTCTAGTACTCACTGAAGTTTTCTCATCCTAAGTCTCGCATAACTTTTGATGCAtctattatttctgttgttattggtggtggtgttcttcaaaggaatggaaaaagtgGGATCTGCTTGTGGAAAAGGATACTCTCTGGCAGGGTGACTTTTCTATGGCTATTGCTCAGAGAAGCTCTTAAAGAGCTTAGAAAAATTCTTGATGTGGACTAATCAAACGGCAAAGCACAAGAACAAAGTAGAAAGAACATAGTCAGGAGTCAAATGGTTGGGATAAATGTAATAATACAACAGGTCTATACAATTTGTTCCTCAGGTATCATCAAATACACTGGTGGTACATTTGGTGAGGGGAACAGATTCCAtctattcttattttaaatcaaaaagaaaGCTGCATTCTGTGAAAAGTTGAAAGTCTAGTCAGCCAAGCCTTTGAAAACTTGAAGGCTTCAGGCTCTTGGCCTAACCAAAGTTAGTGACTTCAACCTttgactgaaaggaaaacattttaatcatCTGAAGTATAGCTGTAACACCTCACTGGAAGTTAAAGCTGAAATGTCTTGTACCTACTGCTCTCAGGCTACTAGCCAAACCTGCCATATGGGCAAACTTCCTCACACTGCCTGTGACTGGTGACTTCCCAAAATCCGTTGCAATGTCCCAGCAGCCCCATGGGGCACCCATGGGCTTGTAATCTGGCCAGGAACACCAGCCCGTTACGTGAGCGAAGCAGCAAGAACCTACAAAGACCAATTTCCAAGATGCACTGGGGTGGCACTGGGGTGGCATTTCAATGCAAAGATTCCAGCTGAAAGTTCTTGAAATTCAGATTAAAGattttatgattattattttggTTGAAAAATATGTCAACCTTTTTGTTGTCCAACTTGCCAATTATTTTCTCCATAcccttcttcattttcatcaaagttcctctttttttgtcaAACTCAAGAACTCTAGGCATTTTTACTATAAGAATATGCAGTCTGCAGTTCAAGCTGTTTAGGATATAAATGAATTCATCTCCTGTTACTACACTGTAGGTTCAGGAAACAGTATCTTTCAGTTAATAGATTTAAGAACTTCACAGTCATCATTTCAGTGAGGGAGGATGGATCTAAAAAGTATCACATTAATCCTGGAGAGATTTGACCACATTCTTTACTTTGCTAGGCCAGCGCattacttgaaaaaatatatcataGCATACAATTTTCACAAGTAGAAAAATCATTGATACTTCAGCTTATTTCcttaaccaaagaaaaaaagcctcaaaggTCATCACCACATGAGAGATAAATAAAGGTAAATAAAGagagataaagaaagaaagcaaagaaaatgaacttaTCATCTGGTCAGTATGGTTTCACCAAATTCCAAGGGTAAATTTGCTGCACAGTCTTCAGACGGCAGTTCTTGAGTGATTCAAGGGGTGTTTCAGACTGCCTTGCACTGTTCTATTAGGTATAATTAATatgtctgaaaataattatataaaaataacaacatatAACAACTTctaaattattaagaaaatacCCATATTATTACGTCACATGTGCTTCTGCAGTCCACACGTGGGAGCTGAAATCCTGAAACAGTTACAGCCAAAGGAAAACTTCAGCTGGCTGTAGAAGGGCCTGCATTTATATGGGAATATATACATTTAGCATTTTATATATGGcaaaaacaagattaaaaaaaacaatagaAGTTTAAATGGGTATGAGTCTCTAGATATATTGGGACAGAGGTACACTTTAATACTCACATGTGGAGTAAGTCTGAAAATCCTTTTATAAAATTGCATAATCCTTCATCTGCACAAGAGGCAGAATAATAATtctaaaagatgaaaaaacagtCACTGAAACAGCACTCCTTAGAAGTGTATTAGGTTATCTGAACCCCCTGAATATCCCAAGAGGAAATAAGATTcatataaagattttttaaaagtgggaaatacataagaaatattttttctccctcccagcattccagagaaaagcagactGCTGACATTATtagttttaaattcttctttcattcCCCGCCCCCATTGATTCCATGCAATTATCTGTGGTGCAACAAGGGCAAGCCAGCCTTCAAAAACCATCCCTCAGCACTCTCTTTTGCAGCCCAGCGGTACCAACAGTGTCCTGCACCAGTACGGCCACCTACTCCACCGGATTACTTTGCAGGGTTTAGCAACAAAGCCTGAAATTCATACTCCAATGTATGTGCAATCACGTCATGCATGGCTAAAAAGGTGGTTTCCAGTGAAGCAGGAAGTGTGGcaacagcttcagaaaaggTCACTGCAAATTATGCTGCCTCATAAAGTAAGCTTACCCAGGCAGGCTGAAAAGAAGACCAAAGGGCAATGCTTTATGTTTTCCTAGGGCTCAGAGGAGTTTCAGATACCATAAATTCATTGATGGATAGcctgtttttaatttccatttcccagacattaaaaaaaaaaattctcttttcttttttgatacAACTCTTTGAAAGAACTATATATTGCTCCGTTTTCTTCCTGATCTCCAGCCTTTGCGTCATGGGTGTATTCATAGAAGCAACAAAttgcttttcccctcctgcaAAGCCAGTGTTGCcaggtgtgggtgggtgtgAAAATGTCTCGAGGGTCTGATATCTCACCCACCATGCAAGGGGGGCAGAATGGGGGAGGCTGGCAGGCTCCATAACCACCGGTCATGAGATGGGTAACCTACCCAAAACAGGTGTCGTGCCCACGACACCAACTTTATGCACCTGCCTTAGAGGTTTCAGACAGTGGTTAGTCTCCGGACACTGTTTCCATGGTTGATAGATAGAGAGATGGACTCCCGGGAGGCACCAGGAAAGGAGTGTTGCAGAAGTGCCCCGTGTTGTCCAGGGGTCTCTCCTCACTGGCCAGAGAGAGCCCCAGGACATCTGCAGACTAATTTAGGCATCTGAAGCAAGGTCAGAGAAGCTGTAGGGTACAGATACCTTCCTTCACCTGGCCTTGTGTCTGCAGCATGTGTGCATAGGACACAAAGCACTATCTCCCAATACAGTATAACATTCAGACTTGCTGAGAAGGGTTGGAAGATACATCAGAGAAACACCAACACACCTACAATGCCCTGTGCCAAATGCTTTCAATGGCAGAAAATCCGCTCTCCCTAGCCATTAAAATGCTTCACCTCAAAATAAGGGTAAGCAGGACACATTTAAAAGAAGCTTCTGTAGTTGTTAGAAAAGGCATTCCAAAATCAGCTAAAAGAAATTACGAAGTGAGCAACAGCAATCTGTTACAGTAAAAAATCGCTTCCATCtagaaaacaaagttattttcattatacTTTCCTTGCTTGTTCTTtgtcctttctgtttttaaaaatgtaatggaaGTCTCTGTATGTATATATGGGGTTTTGTATTAGTCCatgcatgtatatgtattttcCCTATGGGGGACAACAGAGGCTATTAGTGGTTCCTAAACTGTTTGCCTGTGTAAGCAGACAAGTCTCTCTCTGACATAGAGTAATAAAGTGTCATGTCAATGGGACCGATGGGAGAGCTGAAGAATCCAGAAGAATTCAATCGACTGTGACTCCGTAGCCATTTCTGTGCAGAAGGGTCCTGTATATCTTTCAGCACACTTACCTTCTGTTTCCAGTTAGAAAACAACACTGTAAAGAATAGATTGTAATGTGGTATTTGTGTGTTCTGCCCACATACAAATGAAGTTACAAAGATACTAACCTTGAAttcaattcattaaaaaaaaaaaatccctctgagcatgtgtgtgtgtgtgtgtgtgtgtttttgtgtgCATATGTTTGGAGGTATTTGGGAGCTTTTTACAATGCTTTGCAATGTAGTAGCTGAAGAATACGtgtgaaatgactgaaaagtaGCATATTCCACTGCAAATAAAATGCTGGTAATTTAGCATCAAAGCAGGACTTAAAACACATGGTGGTAGATTAcgttgctttttaatttcttgtacATTAGTTTTTCTGGGTGGTTTTTAGTGTTGGATATCAGAAAGTTCATTGGGACTTTTATTGAGCAATGTGGAGATTTAAAATATGGAATAATTCAGAATTGATCAGTTTTTTATTGATCAGTAATCATACAAGCAGATACACTCATTTTCTGTTAGTCCCTAAAAGTTTACTACCTCTTGCAGTGaactatttaaaatgcattctttaGACCatcaatgaagaaaagaaattaaattatacaCAGCCTGATCTGTCTAAGAAAATTTATATCTCTGACACCAAACTGAATAGTTTTGGAGTTCACTTTGGCCAGATGTTTGTAGAAAGCTCAAAGGAAAAGTGAAGAGAATTTTCACAGCCAATTGCCTAGGCTACTCCTAGAGACAGGGAGTGAAACATAGTTGgttcaaaatttaatttaccTTCAGAAGAACTTTAGTAGCTGGTTGTTTATCAAAAGCTGATGTATATGTTTTAACAGTCCCCATCAATCtccatattttatttagatAAGTTAATATAACAGTCTTTACTATGAATCTTAATAGCCTCATCTTACACTGTGTGAAAACATAAAGCCAGTGTCTCACATACTTCAGGTACTACATTTTCTAGTCCTGCTTGGAGGACCAGAGGTTGCGCTGATCTAAATGATCCCCCAGGGCTtggagaacagaaagcaaatgaatgCTCTTAGTTAGACTTGGTAAGTTTTCCGTTTCACAAAGCCCATATCAGGGATAGAtttgatttatttctcatttggcACAAAGTTATGAATTTACAACAGTTAAGATGTTTCATCTTCCTTGGACTGGCATGCAGATATTAGAGTGCATGGGTAAGAAAATTCAGCCAGCGTGTCCAAATCCTCATAAGGACTAGCCTTAGGGGAGCATGTGGAAATTCACCAGGGACTCAGAATTCTCTTTGGTGTATCAGGTGTCCATTAGAGAGACTATTTAATGTTCTTTAGCTAGGCTAATATGTTGCAAAGCAGTGACATTTCAAGACTCATCCGTGAAGATAATAGCTCTTCTCAGTAAGTCATTTTCACATTTACATCAATTTAACATAGTCTAGATTTGGATAATGATAAGCATCACTTTTCTCTTACCAGTGTTGCCAGGGTACTGAGTCACCAAACTGGCATTTCTGCAACAGACCCCCTCTCTCCTGTACTCCTCAAACCAGCAGCTGGCTATTCTGAGCAGGACCTAGGCTTGTGTGCGTATTCAACAACAAATACACAGCAGAAATGCCCCACGTTTGCCTTGCTGCAGTTCATACTTAcaacagtatattttaaaatatcagataaataataaatgtaagaGGGGCAAGGGGGAAAGAATTGCAATATTATCACTTTAGTAAgaagccaggacagctgataCAGTTTCTTCTATGCTAGCTATCTGCATTTTCCCATAAATtctgttgcctttttcttttcatttgtccttcctcctttttttttactatgttCTCTCTTTTCTATTGCTACCcactgttcttccttttttttttgttttgcctcttTGTTTCTTATTAACGAGTTTcgacatttttaattaaagttgaCTGCTTGACTGATGCCAGTTCGAcccttcttttctgaatttgccCTCCAAAACAAGTTAATCATTAGCAGAGGCCTGTCTTCATCAACTACAGAGGGcgagaacaacaacaaaaaaataaataaaaaagaagaagaagaagaagaagaagaagaagaagaagaagaagaagaagaagaagaagaaaaacaacaaatagaATAAGCGAAAAATGGGGAACAAGCCTCAGGAAGCGGTAACTAGCCTGAACAGCAGAGGATACTTTGCACTTAGTGGCATTTTTCTGTGCCCCTGTAGCTCATAAATCCTCAGTCTCCAATATAATTCCAGATGGACATTTATGTTAACCAGCTAGTGAAGGGCTATTGCAAATGTTAAAGACATAGGAAAGAGTCTAAGCACAACTGTGAACAAACAAGAAGTCCTGTCCTCGCCTGACTTATTCTCTTGTTCCCAGTGAAGCTCTACATAAATTCACTGCCTCTGTTACCTGTATTTTGGAACTGAGGAATTTCGGTCCCCCTGGTTGTCATACTGCCACAGAATGATTTAGAAGCAGGAACAGATTCTCTTGTCTAGTCCCAGATTTTGCCATGTGCTGCAGACAGTTAGATTTATGTCTAGTTCTCTGCTTCTACTGTAAAAATATGCCCGCCTCGCTCCCTTTCACCTGTATGTAATACACTCTTTGGTCTCAGTCCTTTAAAAGGGAAGCTGCAGTCTGAGCCTGGAGCAGTGATGCGTAGCCACAATTACAAGGTGGTAACAATTCCGCTGTTCACAGACAGGTCCTTACTTTAACTTcaggacaggaggaaaaaggtaggataaagaaacagaagacaacagAATCCCCTAAAGAAGCACAAATTTGCTTGTGTGGTTTGGACTGACCTACCTGATGTACGTGTGGTGTGAAGCTTCAGCACTGCCCTGCCATGACTGTCAGGTGATTTTTTTGGAGAGGGCTCTCCTTGCATGGGGTGCTCACCCAGCAAAGCAGGACCAAGGGAACTGCTCCTACAAGCCTCACTTCCCATTGAGTACAGTGGGAACTGTAGGCACATGGAAGTTAAGAGGGCTGGAGCCAGTGTACACAGGGCGTTATGGTATAAGATATGGTAACAGCATAATAGTATAATTTATCCACTAGTTCTGGAAGGACTCCATCAGGGctgaaaataatgttgtttACTGCTGGGTGCCTGAAGGTGCATCCAGCTCCATGGAAGGTGGTGCTGCATCAGTTTTGCATTTAAGGGAAGGATACAAAACTCTTCAGCCTCCAAAGAGAGCCTCCTGTTTCAGGCTCCATAGAAACTCACAGATAGATCTGAACTGACTATGATGGTCAGTTTTAAAGTCCCTTCTCAGCCTGACGCTACAAAACATAAATCAAACCACTGTACAGTATCACTGAACAAATGCAGTTAGAGTCTTATTACATAAAAGCAGGCAAATAATATGACTAGAAGGGCATTTTAATACATTATACTTGTTACTTGGTAGTTTGATGtcaaatacatgaaatattaaGCAAGATATAATAATCCCTCTAGTAATGTaaaaatgttcacatttttaatctAGAGATCTCACTGATGAGGCATGATTGTTCAACATCCTAGAAGGCAGCTTTCTAAATTATGCTATTCCCCATGGCAAGTGAAGGACAGATCACGGACTTAATGGAAGGAGCATTTCGTTTTCCCTGTTGAACAATGGGATTTACATTTCAGCCCTCTAGCAAGCAGAGTTACTCACGATACCTTCTAAATTAGTACCACCTCATAAGTTGCACCCAGGGTACCTCCTAAATTAAGAAGTAATACATTTAGGAATCCCTGAAAGGCTTATTATTTCCTGTCTAATATATCATTAGCACTGTA includes the following:
- the LRRC30 gene encoding leucine-rich repeat-containing protein 30, with product MGTEHSKNEGRRRMVFLRKGPKLPAWEEALLSGKEPKSLLKRGLRYVSLSLIMKGMTSAPDFLWGLPEVQKLNLSRNQLVMIPPSLGKLDRLVVLNLGGNCLKCLPKEIGLLRNLKVLFVNMNCLTEVPAELSLCRKLEVLSLSHNCISQLPLSFTDLTSLRKLNLSNNRFVQIPLCIFALRSLDFLHLGSNRLENIAESVQYLVNLQIFIVENNNIRTLPRSLCFITTLELLNVDYNAIQTLPDDLYLLRRLPRIAWNPMDKGLHIAHNPLSRPLPEVVEGGLDVLFNYLREKKEHN